The nucleotide sequence AAACTCCCACTCTGAGGGCCCCGCTGTCGTCGGCTGGCGCAGGCGTCTCGGCCCTGTATATCGCTACCGCCGCCCTATAATCcacctcttcatcttctgcctcttcacCGGCTGGTGGATCGCCTCTCTCGTGCTGCACCGCGACGACAAGAACTGGGTTGTCCCGTTCCTCTTGTGGCTCGCCATCACTCTCcgtctcatcttcttccacgTCCCTAGTCGCTATgtctccaacatcatcaagaaggtctGGCTCAACACCGCTGTCAGGGTGTACGACCTCATCCCCGCTCATCTGCGCACGCTCGCTGGCGCTACCGTCACTGTAGCTGCTATCCTCATCGGCGCTTTTGTCTCGGAGGAGGTCGCTGACAATACCCGTGAGAATCGCGCCGTTAGTCTTTTCGGCATGGTGGTGTTTTTGTTCATTCTCTGGGCTACGAGCAAGGATCGCAAGCGCATCAACTGGCGCACTGTCATTGGCGGCATGCTCACGCAGTATGTTATCGGTCTGTTTGTGCTGCGAACGTCGGTTGGATACGACATCTTCCGCTTCATCGCCGACCGCGCTGCTGATCTTCTGGGCTTTGCTAAAGCTGGTGTTGCGTTCCTGACGAGCGAGGACGTCGCCAACACgggcaacttcttcttcggtgTCATTcccgccatcatcttcttcatctcccttGTGCAGGTCCTCTACTACATCGGCTTCGTCCAGTGGTTCATCGTCAAGTTCGCTACCTTTGTCTTCTGGGGTCTCGGAGTCTCAGGTGCTGAGGCCGTCGTCGCTGCTGCTACACCCTTCATCGGTCAGGGAGAGTCAGCTATGCTTGTCCGTCCCTTCGTTCCTCACATGACCAAGGCCGAGCTTCACCAGATCATGACCTGTGGTTTCGCTACCATCTCTGGATCTGTGCTTGTCGGCTACATTGGTCTCGGTCTCAACCGCGAGGCTCTTGTGTCATCCTGCATCATGTCCATCCCCGCTTCTCTGGCTATCTCCAAGATGCGATATCCCGAGACTGAGGAGACTCTCACAGCTGGTCGTGTAGTCATccccgatgatgatgagcacAAGGCCGAGAACGCCCTCCACGCCTTCGCTAACGGTGCTTGGCTCGGAATCAAGATCGCCGGTACCATTGTCTGCTCTCTTCTCTGCATTATTGCTCTGGTCGCTTTCATCAACGGTCTCTTGACCTGGTGGGGACGAtacctcaacatcaacgatCCCACTCCTCTTACTCTCCAGCTCATTCTCGGATATCTTCTCTTCCCCGTGTCTTTCCTCCTCGGTGTATCCCGCACCAACGGAACCAACAGCACAGGCGACATCCTCCCCGTCGCCAAGCTCATTgccgagaagatcatcaccGTACGTTTCTCCTCCTACTTCTTACTCTTGACCAGATACTGACACATTCTAGAACGAGTACAAGGCCTTCTCTCTCCTCACAAACCCCTCCCCCGAGAACAACGAATTCTACGGCCTCTCCCCCCGCTCCCAGCTCATCGCCACCTACGCCCTCTGCGGTTTCGGCAATATTGGCTCTCTCGGTATCCAGATCGGTATCCTCAGCCAGCTCGCCCCCTCTCGCGGCGGTGATGTTGCCAAGCTTGCTGTCTCGGCTCTCGTCTCTGGTGTTCTCGCCACTCTCACCTCTGCCAGTGTCGCTGGTCTCGTCGTCACCAATCAGCTTTCGAGTTTCGGCCAGAACGCTTCCTCATAGTTggatatgatgatgatgaaaatgtaagaggatgaggaaagATGTGTGTGTAAGAGAAAAATGTTTGAAGGGTCGATGATTATGTCGATATGCTATACTACACTATACTATTTACAAATGCTATATTGAAGACCACGAGATGGTACTAATTCACATCGCTTGTCTACCGTGAGCTCACTCCGAATCTGCTACACTCGTTTTCACTACACCATCCTCCGTCTCACATTTCCATTGTCCTACGCACTTACATCGTCACTCATAACTGAAAACTTTGACGACATCACTGAACCACAGTCGTCCGAGGCACAGGCCATTTCATCATACCACAAAACACCAAGCGGGGTCACCTAGAATTTTCGTAGATCTCTCATGGCATGAGCATAATCAGATACGGTTACCGAAATCAGGCGCATTGGCCCATCATCGTCTGATCGACAGATAAGCGGACCGAACTACCGGAGATGCCAACTCCCAGTGGATTGGTACTCATAAGCGACATAGGGGTGTCTATAGACGACATGACTATAGCTGATGACATGCATGAAGACCAAGCGAGGGTCTGATACAGGTATGCGTGTTCGTGATctatttaaattaagttgGTATCGACTATTTATTAACCGTAATCATCATATCCACATatttcctcatcctcatccttcatcttcaccccCCTAACTATTCTGCTTCACCAACTTTTTAAACTCCTTCGACGTCCTACTACTCGATCCATCACCCCTACTCGACTCCCCATCCTTATCCGACcccctctccttctctttctccttctcctcctcctccttcttcttcttcatatgCTTTATAGCATCCTGCGTCAGCTCCTGTCTGTCCAACAGCTCCCACACGTCCTTCTTTCGCGTCTTGCGATCGCCGATGCTGATGAGCAGACCGGCTGTGATGTTGCAGGTTATGCTCACACAGAGGATCACGGTGGTCAGCGCGAAGGGACGCGTGTGGTAGTCGATGCCCCAGGTACATGCGCCGAGGGATATTTGCAGGCAGGAGTGGCagtcgaggaggatgacaaTGGCGATGAGGTATCTTTGGGGGAAGGCGAAGTGGGTGAATGTCTCGTTGGGTTTGTAGAAACTATGTGACTTGGCCATTTTCTTCTGATGGTGCTGCAGGCTCTTGAACTGAGCAAACGTCAGAGCGGGCATGTCTGAATCGGGGCTGTTGGACTTGGCGCCTTCTAAATCAACAGTCTCAGGGCTTTCAGGGTGCGGTTGAGGTTGGTTATCAATCGTGCCGACCGTTCCGTCTCTCTCAGGGTTATAGTCCTGAGCTTCGAGGAGAGCACGAGCCTGATGGCCCGTCAAATGCGAATGTTCCGGATTCGTAGACACGCCCGGCGGAATACGCTTCTTCTGTAGTCTATTCCTTGGTTTCTTTCCCTGCTCAGCTCTCTTGATCAATCGCGAGAAGCGCCAGATGAAGAACATGTGGTATGTATCGACTGCTCGGAAGGGCGCGAGGCCGTCACCCATGACGGCGAAGAGCGCGACGAGAACGCTGTCGATGACGTGGATTGCGTAGACTTGCTTCTCGCCTACGTAGATCCagccgatgaggaagagaaccCAAGCGAGACCGAAGAGGGTGATGAGTGTGGCGTAGAGAGTGACGAGGAAACCGAGGGGACGTCTGACGTATTGGCCGAAACCCTTCATGCGACGCTTGAAGCGCGCACGGCGAGAGTGCAGCATGTGGCGAACGTGATCATCCAACTCGGCCTTTTCTTCTGGCGTCCAGCCATCAAGGTTCGTTCCATGTGGGAGCGCCGCGTAGTGCGAGTCTGTCAAGCGGGAGGTGATAGTGTTGCTTCGCTGCGGAAGACGAGGttggtcttcctcttctgcttctgcttctgcaatCGGCGGTATCGTAGCAGTCTCTTGTGCTTCCAGTGCAGCTTCGCGACGTCGTTCTTGTTCAACGGCGCCTCGGGCCCAGTCTGCTTGGGGATCGTGTCGGGATAGAGCGTAGGTCGGTCGACGGTTGACCCATTTTCCGAGATCGGGAACGAAGAGGGAGTTTTGGACGTTTGTAAGTGTTGAAAGGGTTTGGACTTCGGGGTCTGTGGTTGTTAGAAGATGATGTACATGGCGTGAAAGTGGACGTGAATGTTCTTACCGATGACATCGAGCCAGTCCACAAGTTCCTGGTCGTACTCATCATCGCGACGATCGTCATATTGCTGCCCCATAGGCACACCCATTTGATCCTCGCCAGATTGCCGACGATGCCCGGGCCATAAGAACCGGCTCGCCCTTCGCAGGCGACCAAGCCCACCCCTCCCATTTGTAT is from Fusarium musae strain F31 chromosome 4, whole genome shotgun sequence and encodes:
- a CDS encoding hypothetical protein (EggNog:ENOG41) gives rise to the protein MPRLTEEGGRPSLAELGINSDDQSAPLSPTASLPEENTNGRGGLGRLRRASRFLWPGHRRQSGEDQMGVPMGQQYDDRRDDEYDQELVDWLDVIDPEVQTLSTLTNVQNSLFVPDLGKWVNRRPTYALSRHDPQADWARGAVEQERRREAALEAQETATIPPIAEAEAEEEDQPRLPQRSNTITSRLTDSHYAALPHGTNLDGWTPEEKAELDDHVRHMLHSRRARFKRRMKGFGQYVRRPLGFLVTLYATLITLFGLAWVLFLIGWIYVGEKQVYAIHVIDSVLVALFAVMGDGLAPFRAVDTYHMFFIWRFSRLIKRAEQGKKPRNRLQKKRIPPGVSTNPEHSHLTGHQARALLEAQDYNPERDGTVGTIDNQPQPHPESPETVDLEGAKSNSPDSDMPALTFAQFKSLQHHQKKMAKSHSFYKPNETFTHFAFPQRYLIAIVILLDCHSCLQISLGACTWGIDYHTRPFALTTVILCVSITCNITAGLLISIGDRKTRKKDVWELLDRQELTQDAIKHMKKKKEEEEKEKEKERGSDKDGESSRGDGSSSRTSKEFKKLVKQNS